The following are from one region of the Nostoc cf. commune SO-36 genome:
- a CDS encoding HAD family hydrolase, with translation MSLKAVLFDFNGVIINDEPIHLQLIDEILIEENLQPQRVNERQASLGRSDRACFQQLLANRGRVANENYLTQLLYRKAQAYTVELEKIEKLPLYPGVEDLIFQVRSRNLKLGLVSGAIRQEIELVLHRAKLAEHFKIIVAGDDITTSKPEPDGYLLAVKRLNKEYPDLNLQPHECLAIEDTPAGIAAAKRSHMQVVGVANTYPFHMLQRCCNWTVDYLSDLELERVQKVYSQKQPQPSATEC, from the coding sequence ATGAGTTTAAAGGCAGTTCTTTTTGATTTTAATGGTGTCATCATTAACGATGAGCCAATCCACCTGCAACTGATAGATGAGATTCTCATTGAAGAAAATCTCCAACCCCAACGCGTAAATGAGCGTCAAGCTTCTTTAGGACGCAGCGATCGCGCTTGTTTTCAGCAACTACTCGCTAATCGTGGTAGAGTAGCCAACGAAAACTATTTAACTCAGTTGCTGTACCGCAAAGCCCAAGCTTATACAGTGGAATTAGAGAAAATAGAGAAACTGCCTTTATATCCAGGTGTAGAAGATTTAATATTTCAGGTGCGATCGCGAAATCTGAAACTAGGATTAGTCAGTGGCGCTATTCGCCAAGAAATAGAATTAGTACTTCATCGAGCTAAACTAGCTGAACATTTTAAAATTATCGTCGCCGGTGATGACATCACCACCAGTAAACCAGAACCCGACGGTTATCTTCTGGCAGTGAAACGCCTGAATAAAGAATATCCTGACTTGAATCTTCAACCACACGAGTGTCTGGCAATTGAAGATACTCCAGCTGGTATCGCAGCAGCGAAGCGATCGCACATGCAAGTTGTAGGTGTAGCGAATACTTACCCATTCCACATGCTCCAGCGCTGCTGTAACTGGACTGTTGATTATCTCAGTGATTTGGAACTGGAGCGTGTACAGAAGGTTTATTCTCAAAAACAGCCTCAACCATCGGCAACTGAATGTTAA